Proteins encoded by one window of Deltaproteobacteria bacterium:
- a CDS encoding (2Fe-2S)-binding protein produces the protein MVLNLQFTVNGKPWSLDCEPADTLAEVLRNRLNLNGTKVSCEVEVCGACTVLVDNLPVSACTYLAYEARGKNLLTVEGLEKADGTLHPIQQAFIDEFAFQCGYCTPGMIMAAKSLLDENPKPTRDEIIHHMDGNICRCTGYVPIVAAVERAADMMSKESKK, from the coding sequence ATTGTTTTGAATTTGCAATTCACTGTAAACGGCAAACCCTGGTCGCTGGACTGCGAGCCAGCCGACACGCTCGCCGAAGTGCTGCGCAATCGGCTTAACTTGAACGGCACGAAAGTTTCTTGCGAAGTTGAAGTGTGCGGCGCCTGCACAGTCCTGGTCGATAATCTGCCGGTGAGCGCCTGCACCTATCTCGCCTACGAAGCGCGCGGCAAAAACCTTCTCACCGTCGAAGGTTTGGAAAAAGCCGACGGCACGCTCCATCCGATCCAGCAGGCGTTTATCGACGAGTTCGCTTTTCAATGCGGTTACTGCACGCCGGGCATGATCATGGCGGCAAAATCTTTGTTGGACGAGAATCCCAAGCCGACCCGCGATGAAATCATCCACCACATGGACGGCAACATCTGCCGCTGCACCGGTTATGTGCCCATCGTCGCGGCGGTCGAGCGCGCCGCGGACATGATGTCTAAGGAGAGCAAAAAGTGA